The genomic region GGATCGGCACCTGCAGGACCAGGTAGACCAGCCAGACCACCAGCCAGACCAACCAGCGCCAGGCCGCCACCCGGGTGCGGGCCCGGGGCAGCTGCCAGCAGCGCTCGCAGACCCGCTGCAGCGCCCGGGCCAGCGCGGTCGCCGAGAGCAGCGTGACCACCGCGCCGAGCGCGCCGAAGCTCTGTGCCTCGCTGTCGTGGTGAGCCGCCATCAACTGCTGCATCTGCTGCTGCGACGCGCCCTGCAGGCCGAGTTGCTCGCGCAGCGAGTTGGTCACGTCGGCGCGGATCGAGGCCGGGGCGATCACGGCGACCACGAAGAGGGCCGGCAGGGCGGTCAGGAAGGCCTGGGCGGCCAGCCGGCTGGCGTTGTCCAGCACGTTGACCCGCAGCAGCTCGGCGAGCGCCCGGCCGACCAGCGGCACCTGTCCGGGCAGCTGCTCGGCCCGCTCGCGCAGGTCGTCCGCCCGCGCGCGGATCCTGGACCAGCGCCCCGCACCTCGCCCCACGCCACATCCCTCCGCCGCCGCTGCCAGGTGATCACATGGTCACCTGGCCCGGACCGCGGCGCACCCCGGCGCATCACGGCGATACGCAAGGTGGCCCGCACGCGGGACGCGTGCGGGCCACCTCGGCAGCGAGTCTGCTGCGACTACTTCTTCTTGCCCTTGCCGGTCAGCTTGCCCAGCCGGGACTGGAAGCCCCAGACGGTGACCCGCCACAGCGCCTCGACCACGATGTTCTTGCTCATCTTGGACGCGCCGTGCTCACGCTCGACGAAGGTGATCGGCACCTCGGCGACCTTGAAGCCGGACTTCACGGTGCGCCAGGCCAGGTCGACCTGGAAGCAGTAGCCGGCCGAGGCGACCTGGTCCATGCCCAGACCCAGCAGGGTCTCCTTGCGGAAGGCGCGGTAACCGCCGGTGACGTCCTTCATCGGCACGCCGAGCATCAGGCGGGAGTAGGTCGAGCCGCCGCGGGAGAGGATCAGGCGGGACTTCGGCCAGTTGACCACCTTGCCGCCGGGCACCCAGCGCGAACCCATCACCAGGTCGGCGCCGCGCAGCGCGGTCAGCAGGCGGTACAGCTCCTCCGGCTGGTGCGAGCCGTCGGCGTCCATCTCGACCAGGACGTCGTAGCCGTTGTCGATGCCCCAGCGGAAACCGGCCAGGTAGGCCGCCCCAAGGCCTTCCTTGCCCTTGCGGTGCATGACGTGGACGTTGCCGTCCTTCTCGGCGATCTTGTCGGCCATCTCGCCGGTGCCGTCCGGGCTGTTGTCGTCCGCGACCAGGACGTGCACCTCGGGGACGGCAGCCCGGACCCGGGAGACGATCCGTTCGACGTTCTCGGCCTCGTTGTAGGTCGGAATGATGACCAGCACCTTGCCGAGATCGGCGAAGGAGTGCTCCTGGGGCGCAGTCACGTACGAGCCTTTCGGGTTGGAGCCGCGTCCACCGTGGACTGCGGGGTTCATTACCACTGCCGATGGTAGCGACCCCGAACGGCAGCCTGTTACCCAGCCCGCGTCCGGGGCAGGGTACCGGATCGTTCGGCACGGGCCTCGGAGGCACCCCGGAGCGGGCCGGATCTCACCCCCGTTTCCCGGCGGTTTCCCGGTGGTGACCTGGCCGGGAAAACCCGAACACTCCGTCAGCTCAGGAGGGCAAACACCTGACTAGTTGTTGCTTGCGAGGGTGGTTCCCCGGACAAGATGCTGACGATCCATCGGCGCACGCCAACACCGAAGGAGCCACGCATGTCAGCAGAGACGGTAGGAGAGGGCACCGCAGGGGGCGCCGGGGGTGAGGTCAACCGGCTGAAGGCGAACTCGGTGGGCCTGGTCGGCGTGGTCTTCATGGCCATCGCCACCGCCGCGCCGATCACCGCGATGACCGGGAACCTGCCGATCATCGTCGGCTCCGGCAACGGCCTCGGCGCCCCCGCCGCGTACATCTTCGCCACCGTGGTGCTCACCGTCTTCTCGGTCGGCTATGTCGCGATGGCCCGGCACATCACCGCCGCCGGTGCCTTCTACGGCTTCATCTCGCACGGCCTGGGCCGGGTGCTGGGGATGGCCTCCGGACTGCTGGCGGTGCTCGCCTACATCGTCTTCGAGGCCTCGATCATCGGGTTCTTCGCCTACTCGCTGAAGGGCCTGGTCTCCTCCCAACTGGGCCTGGACCTGGCCTGGGGCTGGTACGCGGTGCTCGGGCTGCTGGTGATCGCGGTGCTCGCCTTCTTCGACATCCACCTCACCGCCAAGGTGCTGGGCGTCGCGCTGGTGCTGGAGATCACCGTGCTCGGCGCGGCCTCGATCGCGGTCGCGCTCAGCGGCGGCGGCCCGGACGGCATCCCGCTGGCGGCGATCAACCCGGTCAACGCCTTCAAGGGGGTCAGCGGCTCCGGCACGGCGGCGGCCGGCCTCGGCCTCTTCTTCGCCTTCTGGTCCTGGGTCGGCTTCGAGTCCACCGCGATGTACGGCGAGGAGTCCCGCGACCCGAAGCGGGTGGTGCCCCGGGCCACCCTGATCTCGGTGGTCGGCGTCGGCCTGTTCTACGTCTTCGTCTCCTGGATGATCATCTCCGGCAACGGGGTGGAGAACGCCATCCACATCGCCAGCGGCCTGGTGCCCGGCAAGGACGGCAACAACCTGTTCTTCGACCCGCTGGGCGCGCACTTCGGCGCCTGGGCGGTCAAGGTCTTCCAGTGGCTGGTGGTCACCGGCTCCTTCGCCTGCGCGATGGCCTTCCACCAGTGCGCGGCCCGCTACCTCTACGCGATCGGCCGGGAGGGCTTCATCCACCCCGCGCTCGGCCGCACCCACCCCGAGCACGGCTCCCCGGTGGTCGCCTCCGCCGTCCAGTCGGTGATCGCGCTGGCGCTGGTGATCGGCTTCCTGGCGGCCGGCATGGACCCGTACGTCCACCTCTACAGCCTGCTGGCGCTGCTGGGCACGATGGCGATCCTGATCGTCCAGACGCTCTGCTCGTTCGCCGTGATCGGCTACTTCCACAAGCAGGGCAAGCACCCCGAGACCAAGCACTGGTTCCGCACCTTCACCGCGCCGCTGGTCGGCGGGATCTCGATGGCCTGCGTGGTGGTGCTGCTGGTGCTGAACATGGACACCGCGGCCGGCCCCGCCGCCGCCACCCTGCTGTTCAAGCTGATCCCGTACCTGGTGATCGGCACCTTCCTGGGCGGTATCGCCCTCGCGCTCTACATGAAGAACCGCAGCCCTGAGCGGTATGCCCGGATGGGCCGGATCATCCTCGAGGACGCGGCCGAGCGCCCCGTCGTCGAGCCCGTGCCCGCTGCCGCGCAGAGCTGACCAACCCGAACCGCGGAAGGACCCACCCGCATGCCCCGTACCAACCCGCTGCACGCCCTGCGCAAGCTCGCCGCCGAACACGCGGCCGCCGAGCGGTTGCGGCTGCCCGTCGGCGAACTGCGCGAGCTGCGCGCGGAGGCCGCCGCCGCTCCCGGCGGCCTCGGCCGACGCGAGCTGCTGCGTGCCGCCACCCTGTCCGGCGTCACGCTGGCGGCCGCCGGCCCGCTGGCGCTCGGCGGCGCCGGCCGGGCCCAGGCGGCCACCGCGGCGGGTGTCGCCGGTGCCAAGGCGCCGGCGGCGCGCAGGAGCGCCCGGGTGGTGATCGTCGGTGCGGGCATCGCGGGTCTGAACGCCGCACTGACCCTCGCCGACGCCGGTGTGGCCAGTACCGTCTACGAGGCCAACCCGGACCGGATCGGCGGCCGGATGTACTCGCAGCGGTCGTACTGGGACAACGGCCAGACCAGCGAGATCGGCGGCGAGCTGATCGACACCGACCACGTCACCCTGCTCGCCCTCTGCAAGCGCTTCGGGCTGCCGCTGGTCGACTTCGCGGCTTCCGGCCCGGCTGGCGCCCGCGAGGTGCTCTGGTTCGACGGCCGCTACTACCCGCGCGAGCAGGCCGACCTGGACTTCGCCCCGGTCTGGCGCCGGCTGCAGGCCGACGTCGCCGCCGCGGGTGACGTCTCCTGGGACTCCAGCACCGCGGCCGGGCGGGCCTTCGACGCGATGACGGTCCGTCAGTGGATCGAGTCCCGGGTGCCCGGCGGGATGCGCTCCCAGCTCGGTCGCTGGCTGGACGTCGGCTACAACGTCGAGTACGGCGCCGACACCACCGCGCAGTCGGCGCTGTCGATCATCCAGCAGCTCGGCGGCCAGAGCGACCCCGCGCACTTCAACCTCTGGGGCGCCAGCGACGAGCGCTACCACGTGGTCGGCGGCAACGACCAGGTGCCGCACGCGATAGCCGACGCCCTGCCGGCCGGCACCGTCCGGCTCGGGCACGAGCTGCTGGCCGTGCGGGCCAACAACGACGGCACCCAGACGCTGACCTTCTCGGTCGGCGGCACGCTGAAGACGGTCACCGCCGACCACACGGTGCTCGCGGTGCCGCTGGCCGTCATGCAGCGGCTGGACCTCGGCAGGGCCGGCTTCGACAACCGGATGACCAACCTGCTGCGGGACTACCGGATGGGCGCCTGCACCAAGCTCAACATGCAGTTCCGGCACCGCACCTGGCTGGGCCGGGGCCCGTGGCCCGGCGTCTCGGCCGGTGACCTGTTCAGTGACCTGGACCTGCAGCAGACCTGGGACACCACCAAGCCGCAGGCCGGCACCTCCGGCATCCTGCTGCAGTACGGCGGCGGCTCGCTGGCCCGCTCGCTCACCCCGGCCGGGCCGTTCAACACCGCCCAGCAGGACCCCTACGTGCGGTCCCTGGTGGGCAGGGTGCTGGGCCACGTCGACCAGGCCTACCCCGGCACCTGCTCCGAGTGGAACGGAAAGGCCCAGCTGTCCGCCTGGCACCGCAACCCGTACTCGCTCGGCGCGTACTCCTACTACCCGGTCAACTACTGGCACCGCTACCTCGGCTACGAGGCCACCCGGCAGGGCAACATCCACCTCAGCGGTGAGCACACCTCGGTGAATTTCCCCGGCTTCATGGACGGCGGCGCCGAGACCGGCGAGCGGGCCGCCAAGGAGGTGCTGGCCGACCTGGCCTGACGCCTACTCGGCCGGTCTGACGCCTACTCGGCCGGCCCAGGCTCAACCGGCCGGCCTGACGCTCACTCAGCCGCCGCCCGCGACCGGTCCATCCGCTCGCGGGCGGTGGCGCCGCGCCGCTCGACCGGCAGCACGCCGGTCGCGGCGGCCAGTCCGTACGGCGGCATGTCCCCGTAGATCGACTCGTAGTTGCCGGGTGGGACGACGTACGTCTCGTGCCAGATCCCCACGTGCTGACGGGACTTGTGCTCGAAGCGGTTGATCAGCGCCCAGCCCTTGCGGTGCAGTTTCTCGGGCGCGGCGGCGTACTCGAGCAGCTTCTCCTTGGACTCCCAGTACTGCACCACGTAGTAGGTCCGCGGCGAGCCGCTGAGCAGCTGGTACCCCAGTAGCCCGCTCTGCGGGTCACGGCGCAGCTCGCGCAGCATCCGGGGCATCGCGAGGAACACCGGCAGCCACTGGTGCGGCGCCCGGAAGTGGTTGATCCGCATCCCGATGAGGAAGACCACGACCTCCCCCTCGGCGGCGGCGGTGGTGCGCCCGGGAATCGGCTTGGCGAACAAGGCAGCCCCCTGGTGACCGAAGGCGGAGCGGGGTCCGCCCATGATTGGATAGTCACGCTCTTCAATGAAGGGGATAGTGGCACTATTCAATGAGAGGCACAAGAGGATGCGCCTGGCCGATCTGAGCGAGCGGAGCCAGGTCTCCATCGCCACGATCAAGTACTACCTGCGTGAGGGCCTGCTCCCGCCGGGCCGCCGGATCAACGCCACCCAGGCCGAGTACGACGAGTCGCACCTGCGTCGGCTGCGCCTGGTGCGCGCGATGATCCAGGTCGGACGGATCCCGGTGGCCACCGTCCGCGAGGTGCTGGCCCACGTCGACGACGAATCCCTCGGCCGCACCATCCGGCTGGGCGCCGCCCTCTGGGCGCTGCCCCGGGCCGCAGAGCTGGCGCAGGACGACCCCGACGTCACCGCCGCCCGCCGGCAGGTCGACCTGATGCTCGAGCAGCTCGGCTGGACCGACGCCGCCGAACTCGGCGAACTCTCCCCGATCTACCGCGAACTGGTCGCCTCGGTCGCCTCCCTGGCCCGGCTCGGCTACCCGCTGGAAGCCGAGGACCTCGTCCCCTACGCCGAGCAGATGGCCGAGACCGCCGCCCTCGACCTGGACCGGATGGAACGCCAGCCCACCCCCGTCGAACAGGTCGAGATCGCCGTCGCCTCCGCGGTCCTCTTCGAACCCGTGCTGCTCTCGCTGCGCCGCCTCGCCCAGGAACAGGAAGCCACCCGCCGCTTCGG from Kitasatospora azatica KCTC 9699 harbors:
- a CDS encoding YhjD/YihY/BrkB family envelope integrity protein, translated to MGRGAGRWSRIRARADDLRERAEQLPGQVPLVGRALAELLRVNVLDNASRLAAQAFLTALPALFVVAVIAPASIRADVTNSLREQLGLQGASQQQMQQLMAAHHDSEAQSFGALGAVVTLLSATALARALQRVCERCWQLPRARTRVAAWRWLVWLVVWLVYLVLQVPIRKGFGVGWWLGVPLTFLIGSLLWWWTQRLLLGGRVRWYPLLPGALLCGVSMAGVGVASQVYLPRAVGRSVAQFGPIGVVFTVLSWLIMVFTVVTLALVLGRVVAEEPAVARVLGPPREEH
- a CDS encoding polyprenol monophosphomannose synthase → MTAPQEHSFADLGKVLVIIPTYNEAENVERIVSRVRAAVPEVHVLVADDNSPDGTGEMADKIAEKDGNVHVMHRKGKEGLGAAYLAGFRWGIDNGYDVLVEMDADGSHQPEELYRLLTALRGADLVMGSRWVPGGKVVNWPKSRLILSRGGSTYSRLMLGVPMKDVTGGYRAFRKETLLGLGMDQVASAGYCFQVDLAWRTVKSGFKVAEVPITFVEREHGASKMSKNIVVEALWRVTVWGFQSRLGKLTGKGKKK
- a CDS encoding APC family permease; the encoded protein is MSAETVGEGTAGGAGGEVNRLKANSVGLVGVVFMAIATAAPITAMTGNLPIIVGSGNGLGAPAAYIFATVVLTVFSVGYVAMARHITAAGAFYGFISHGLGRVLGMASGLLAVLAYIVFEASIIGFFAYSLKGLVSSQLGLDLAWGWYAVLGLLVIAVLAFFDIHLTAKVLGVALVLEITVLGAASIAVALSGGGPDGIPLAAINPVNAFKGVSGSGTAAAGLGLFFAFWSWVGFESTAMYGEESRDPKRVVPRATLISVVGVGLFYVFVSWMIISGNGVENAIHIASGLVPGKDGNNLFFDPLGAHFGAWAVKVFQWLVVTGSFACAMAFHQCAARYLYAIGREGFIHPALGRTHPEHGSPVVASAVQSVIALALVIGFLAAGMDPYVHLYSLLALLGTMAILIVQTLCSFAVIGYFHKQGKHPETKHWFRTFTAPLVGGISMACVVVLLVLNMDTAAGPAAATLLFKLIPYLVIGTFLGGIALALYMKNRSPERYARMGRIILEDAAERPVVEPVPAAAQS
- a CDS encoding flavin monoamine oxidase family protein; translation: MPRTNPLHALRKLAAEHAAAERLRLPVGELRELRAEAAAAPGGLGRRELLRAATLSGVTLAAAGPLALGGAGRAQAATAAGVAGAKAPAARRSARVVIVGAGIAGLNAALTLADAGVASTVYEANPDRIGGRMYSQRSYWDNGQTSEIGGELIDTDHVTLLALCKRFGLPLVDFAASGPAGAREVLWFDGRYYPREQADLDFAPVWRRLQADVAAAGDVSWDSSTAAGRAFDAMTVRQWIESRVPGGMRSQLGRWLDVGYNVEYGADTTAQSALSIIQQLGGQSDPAHFNLWGASDERYHVVGGNDQVPHAIADALPAGTVRLGHELLAVRANNDGTQTLTFSVGGTLKTVTADHTVLAVPLAVMQRLDLGRAGFDNRMTNLLRDYRMGACTKLNMQFRHRTWLGRGPWPGVSAGDLFSDLDLQQTWDTTKPQAGTSGILLQYGGGSLARSLTPAGPFNTAQQDPYVRSLVGRVLGHVDQAYPGTCSEWNGKAQLSAWHRNPYSLGAYSYYPVNYWHRYLGYEATRQGNIHLSGEHTSVNFPGFMDGGAETGERAAKEVLADLA
- a CDS encoding DUF4188 domain-containing protein codes for the protein MFAKPIPGRTTAAAEGEVVVFLIGMRINHFRAPHQWLPVFLAMPRMLRELRRDPQSGLLGYQLLSGSPRTYYVVQYWESKEKLLEYAAAPEKLHRKGWALINRFEHKSRQHVGIWHETYVVPPGNYESIYGDMPPYGLAAATGVLPVERRGATARERMDRSRAAAE
- a CDS encoding MerR family transcriptional regulator; translation: MRLADLSERSQVSIATIKYYLREGLLPPGRRINATQAEYDESHLRRLRLVRAMIQVGRIPVATVREVLAHVDDESLGRTIRLGAALWALPRAAELAQDDPDVTAARRQVDLMLEQLGWTDAAELGELSPIYRELVASVASLARLGYPLEAEDLVPYAEQMAETAALDLDRMERQPTPVEQVEIAVASAVLFEPVLLSLRRLAQEQEATRRFGL